The genome window GGCCTCCTGCGATCGGAAAAGCTTTCCCGAAAGGATGAGCGAAGTCGTTTGGCCTTACGCATAAAATCTGTATTCTCCGCCTGCGGCGATCGGAGTTTTTCAGTGGCGGGCGTGGGTTGTGCGCGGAGCCTCGAGGCTAAGCGCGTCTTGCTGATCGTGGGCGGGGGGATCGCCGCGTATAAATCGCTCGATCTCGTGCGGCGCCTGCGTGAGCGCGGCGCGCGGGTGCGCGTCGTCATGACGGCGGCGGCCAAGGAGTTCGTGACGCCTCTCGCCTTCGTCAGCCTGGCGAATGAAAAAGTCTATGACGATCTCTTCTCCACAACCGACGAGCAAGAGATGGGCCATATTCAGCTGTCACGCGACGCCGACCTTCTCGTCGTCGCTCCCGCGACGGCGCATCTCCTGGCGCGCGCGGCGCGCGGACTCTGCGACGATCTTGCGACTACCCTGCTGCTCGCGACCGACAAGCGCGTTCTTTATGCGCCGGCGATGAATGCGCGCATGTGGCTTCACCCCGCAACCCAGCGAAACGTCTCGACGCTGCACGGCGACGGCGCCTGGTTTGTCGGCCCAAACGTCGGCGACATGGCCTGCGGCGAATATGGGCCCGGGCGCATGAGCGAGCCGCTGGAGATCGTTCAAGCGATCGAGACGGCGCTGAAGCAGGATACTCGGCTGCCCGCGCCCGAAGGCCTGCTGACGCGCGGCGGCGCGCTCGAAGGGCTGCATGTCGTCGTGACCTCCGGGCCCACCCATGAGCCGATCGATCCGGTTCGCTACATCGCCAATCGTTCCTCAGGGCGGCAGGGGCACGCCATCGCCGCGGCGGCGGCGCGCGCAGGGGCGCGTGTGACGTTGATCTCAGGGCCGGTCGTCCTCTCGGATCCGCCGGGCTGCGAGACGATACATATAGAGAGCGCGCGAGACATGCTGACCGCCGCAGAGGCCGCGCTTCCGGCGGATATATTCGTCGCCGCAGCGGCCGTCGCCGATTGGCGCGCGGAGCCGGCGGTCGACAAGATCAAGAAGGGCGCGCGCGGCGCGCCGAGCCTGTCGCTCGTCGAAAATCCCGACATTCTTGCGCGCGTCTCACGCGGACCGAACCGTCCGCGCTTGGTCGTCGGCTTCGCCGCGGAAACGCGCGACCTTATCCGCCACGCGCAGGAAAAGCTCGCCCGAAAAGGATGCGATCTCATCGTCGCCAACGACGTCAGCGAGGGGACCGGCGTATTTGGCGGGGCCACGAATGAGGCGCATCTCGTCTCGCGAGGGGGCGTCGAAGACTGGCCGCGGCTTCGCAAGGAGGACCTCGCCGAGCGGCTCGTGGCGCGCCTCGCGCAGATGATCGGCGAAGCGTCATGAAAGTCGCGATCCGCCGACTGCCGAACGGCGACGGTCTGCCGTTCCCGGCCTACGCCAGCGAAGGCGCGGCGGGTCTTGATCTCCACGCCGCGCTGGCGCCCGGG of Methylocystis sp. SC2 contains these proteins:
- the coaBC gene encoding bifunctional phosphopantothenoylcysteine decarboxylase/phosphopantothenate--cysteine ligase CoaBC gives rise to the protein MAGVGCARSLEAKRVLLIVGGGIAAYKSLDLVRRLRERGARVRVVMTAAAKEFVTPLAFVSLANEKVYDDLFSTTDEQEMGHIQLSRDADLLVVAPATAHLLARAARGLCDDLATTLLLATDKRVLYAPAMNARMWLHPATQRNVSTLHGDGAWFVGPNVGDMACGEYGPGRMSEPLEIVQAIETALKQDTRLPAPEGLLTRGGALEGLHVVVTSGPTHEPIDPVRYIANRSSGRQGHAIAAAAARAGARVTLISGPVVLSDPPGCETIHIESARDMLTAAEAALPADIFVAAAAVADWRAEPAVDKIKKGARGAPSLSLVENPDILARVSRGPNRPRLVVGFAAETRDLIRHAQEKLARKGCDLIVANDVSEGTGVFGGATNEAHLVSRGGVEDWPRLRKEDLAERLVARLAQMIGEAS